The Novipirellula galeiformis nucleotide sequence ACGCCAATCGTTCAAAGGTTTATCAGTACGGGATGCGAAATCCATTCCGCATTGCCTTGGATTCGCAAACCAACCAATTGTATGTCGGCGACGTCGGTTGGACCTCCTGGGAGGAAATCAATTCCGCGGAGCCCGGCGCCAACTTTGGTTGGCCTTATTACGAAGGAGGCAGCGGCGTGAGCAACCGTACGAACAGTTACCAAGATTTACCGGAGGCCCAAGCGTTCTATGCCAGCGGAGAACCTGTGGTCGCATCGTTGTTTGCGTTGAACCATGCCGCCACCGGAATCAACGCCATCGTGCTGGGCGACGTTTATCACGGCGACGCGTATCCCGAGGAATACGAAGGCGACCTGTTCTTCAACGATCTCGGGCAAGGAATTGTTCGGAATATCAACTTTGATGCCTCGGGGGCGATCACCAGCGTCGATACGTTTACCACCGGAGCGAATGTCGTGGTGCAAATCGCTACCGGGCTCGATGGAAACTTGTATTTCGTCGATCTCGACGATGGCATCATCGGCCGCTGGGTGTTCGTCTAGACTCCACGCCTAAACCTCACGATGAGGAGGTCCCCGCAAATCCTAACGCGTCGGGTTGTGAAAGATCCAGGCGTTTGTCCGCACGGCTATTGATTGAGCGCAAACAAAATCAAATTCGCCACAATCTTGGCGGCGTCTTCGGTCGGATAGCCTGGGCATTGGACGGAGTTCTGGCTCTCTAGGGCACAACTAATATCCAGCGGCGAGAAAAAGACGTTGGCCATATTGTCGACCGTGGCAAACTCAATGACAGGGGCTCCGGTGCGACGATCGATCACTTGCCCCGCTCCCCGATCAGTCGGCTTGCGGATCGTCACCGAAGTGATGTCAAAACCGCCAAACGCATCGGTCAAGGCACGATGCGAACTCGGCATCGTTTGCAACGGTGAATCGGGCAGTAGCAAGCTCAGCTGATGCCGAAATGATTTCGCAAACGCCTCGTTTCCGCAAATCGCCGTGCCCACAACGAAGCCGCCATTTTGGATAAATTCAGCCAACCCCTTGCGCTGATCTGCGGTCAATTCAAACTCCGTACGACCATGCAACCAGAGCACGGGGACGGAGTTCAGCCCTTTCGCTTCGATTCGAATCGGCTGATCCGCAGCGATAATCTCGATCGGAATCCGCTGACGAATGAGATCCGCGGCGTTGGGAATCGCTCGCCGAGCCTCTTCGCCTCCCGCATCGAGCGACAACATTGCGATTTCGATCGTCCCCCGAGTTGGCTGCGGAGCATCGCTGGCGTCCAACACCACGCGTTTGTCGAGTTTATCCTTGAGTTCGCGTCCGGTGGCATAGGCGATCACGTTTTCGCCAAGTCGGATCGCGAGGTCAATTTGCTTGCGTGCCGATTCGGAAACCTCACGGCGTGAGAGCAACACATCGCTCAATTCCCAACGGCACGACAATGAATTGGGAACGTAGAACACCGCGGTTCGGCAACATGCCTGAACCCCGTAGACCCAAAAATCGTCGCCGATCAAGGGAATCGCCGCCGGGTCCACTTCGTGTTGGGCAAACCAGACCGGATGGCTCGGCGGCAAACGGTCCAGCGGTGCTCCTTCAAACCAAGTCGCACACAATTCTCGCACGCTTGCTTCAAACGCCGACGCATCACCACAACCGTCGCCGCCGTCAGCTTCGAACAAAATCGTGCCGCCCTGTTCGATGTATTCGCCCAGGTTCTTCACCAACGGCTCCGAAAAATTGAGTGCATTTTTCCCGCGAATCATCAGCACGGGCGTTTGCAATAAATCTTCGACCGTGGCGACCGATTGCTTGTCGGGTTGGCCGATGATCGTTTGCCAGGTGAGATCGCGCCCCCAATCTCGCTCGACATGACGCACCAAATGCTTCACCCCTTCGGGATGCGATCGCCATTGATTGCTAGGTTGGCTATCGTATTGCAACTGGCCCACGACGACTTGTCGTTTGCCTTTACTGAGGAACAGCAATGCAAACGAAGTCGCGATATCCCGATTGCTTTCCATCGGCGCCGCCCCTGACCAAAACCCTTGGAATTGGTCATGCACGGCGAGTAATTGTTCGGCACCTTCGCGATACCAATCGTGACCGCCGATGAACCGTCGCCCCGACAACCGTCCGACGCGTTCGAGTGCATACAGGTAGTAGAAAAAGGTCATCGAATCGCCACCTGGATTCACCTCGGTGGTAAATCGATCGCCCAGCCATTTCAATCCAGCCTCGACGGGATCCTTCTCAGCGGACTCGCTACCACAGCACTGGATTTTGTCACCCGCAATTTTTGAACTGCCCCCGGCCGTCCCATCGCGGCCGATGATCATCGATGCAATCCCCGCACAGGTCATACTTCCGGTCGCCGGCTGGCTGCTGCCGTAACCCCAGCCCCCATCGCTGCGCTGGATCGTTTGCCAATAGGCGATGGCGCGCTGGAACACCTCCGCTTCAATCTCGATACCGCGATCTTTTGCCGCACCGAGCGCCAGCACCGCGAACTGCGCATTAGAGGGGTCGCCGTTGCCCATCCCACGCCCATAGCTCCAACTTCCCACGCGATTCGCTGGCACGCCCTGGTTGCGTTGTGAATCGATTAACCAGCGCACGTTGCGGCGGATGCGATCCAGGTCACCGGCGGCCCCCAGTTGACAATAAACGAGCGTTTGCAGGGCGACCGAATACGTTTCCTCGGGCTCGAACAACCTCAGATAACGCATCGCCCGCACCATATCGGGGTCATCGCGTGAGACGCCTGCGTTCAACAGAGCCAACGTGCAAAGCGAGGACAAACCGCACGATTGGCTGCCATACTCGTTCCAGCCCCCGCGTTCATTTTGCGAACTGCGAAGATAGGTAACCCCGCGATCGATCGCTCGCTGGACACTGGCCGGATCAATCGCCGCCGCAGTCCCCGAATGGAGCCCCCCCAGCCCCAATAAAAGGCCTACAAAAAGCAGGGTTCCAAGCTGACGTCCTCCCGCCATCTTCGTTAGCAGTCTAAGATACTTCGACGAGAAGGTTTCCTGTACCTCGGCAAAGGAATGTACGTTTTTCATCATGGCTAGTCCCCCTCCTGCACCCAATCCCCCCCAACCGAATCAACCGGCCCGGAATTTGGGTGACGTGTTACGCGAGTTTTCTCAGCACCAACAAACGATGCGTGCCGAGCTTGGCAAAGTCATTGTGGGGCAATCCGATACGATCGAGCAACTGCTTGCCGCAATCTTTACCCGCGGCCATTGCTTGCTCGAAGGCGTGCCCGGACTCGCCAAAACGTTGATGGTTAGCACGTTGGCCGAAATCCTTGACGTCTCATTCAAGCGAATTCAGTTTACACCCGACCTGATGCCCTCGGATATCACCGGCACTCAGGTGATGGAAGAAAATGAGTCGGGGAGGCGAAGTTTCCGCTTCGTCCAAGGTCCCATCTTTACCAACATTCTGCTCGCCGACGAGATCAACCGCACGCCGCCCAAAACCCAGGCGGCCCTGCTCGAAGCGATGCAGGAGCGCCAGGTCACCGTCGGCTCCGAAACGTATCCCTTGTCCCCTCCCTTTTTCACGATCGCGACGCAAAACCCCATTGAGCAAGAAGGGACCTACCCGCTTCCCGAAGCTCAACTCGACCGTTTTATGTTTAACATCAAAGTCGGTTACCCGAGTGCGAGTGAAGAAGAACAAATTTTGACTTCGACGACGCGTGGCGAATCGCACACGGTCAATAAAGTGTTATCCTCGCGAGCGATTTTGAATATCCAAAAGTTGGTTTCCAGCATCGCCGTCAATCCGCTGGTGATTCGCTATGTCGCCCAGCTCGTGCGCGCCACGCGTCCGAAAGACGAAACCGCGCCGTCCTACATACGCGAATTGGTCGATTGGGGAGCCGGACCCCGCGCGGGACAAAACTTGATCAACGGCGGGAAAGCGATCGCCGCGATGAACGGGCGATTCAGTGTCGATCCGAGTGACATCCAACGGATCGCCAAGCCAGTGCTGCGGCACCGCATCGCCACCAATTTCCAAGCCCAAGCCGAAGGCATGGATACCGACGCGATCATCGACCGTCTGCTGCAAGACATTCCCGTTCCCGCTCCGGAAAAAATGACGAAGTAGTTTGGTGGCATCGCTCCTGTCCCCCGAATCGATCCAACAAATCCAACGACTCGATCTTCGAGCGCGGATGGTCGTGCGTGGATTTTTACAAGGGTTGCACTCCAGTCCGTTCCACGGATTTTCCGTTCAATTCAGCGAACATCGACGCTACAACCAAGGTGACGATCCGAAGCTGATCGATTGGTTGGTCTACGCCAAAACCGACAAGTACTACGTCAAACGCTACGAAGCCGAAACGAACCTAACCGGCTA carries:
- a CDS encoding DUF4159 domain-containing protein, whose protein sequence is MMKNVHSFAEVQETFSSKYLRLLTKMAGGRQLGTLLFVGLLLGLGGLHSGTAAAIDPASVQRAIDRGVTYLRSSQNERGGWNEYGSQSCGLSSLCTLALLNAGVSRDDPDMVRAMRYLRLFEPEETYSVALQTLVYCQLGAAGDLDRIRRNVRWLIDSQRNQGVPANRVGSWSYGRGMGNGDPSNAQFAVLALGAAKDRGIEIEAEVFQRAIAYWQTIQRSDGGWGYGSSQPATGSMTCAGIASMIIGRDGTAGGSSKIAGDKIQCCGSESAEKDPVEAGLKWLGDRFTTEVNPGGDSMTFFYYLYALERVGRLSGRRFIGGHDWYREGAEQLLAVHDQFQGFWSGAAPMESNRDIATSFALLFLSKGKRQVVVGQLQYDSQPSNQWRSHPEGVKHLVRHVERDWGRDLTWQTIIGQPDKQSVATVEDLLQTPVLMIRGKNALNFSEPLVKNLGEYIEQGGTILFEADGGDGCGDASAFEASVRELCATWFEGAPLDRLPPSHPVWFAQHEVDPAAIPLIGDDFWVYGVQACCRTAVFYVPNSLSCRWELSDVLLSRREVSESARKQIDLAIRLGENVIAYATGRELKDKLDKRVVLDASDAPQPTRGTIEIAMLSLDAGGEEARRAIPNAADLIRQRIPIEIIAADQPIRIEAKGLNSVPVLWLHGRTEFELTADQRKGLAEFIQNGGFVVGTAICGNEAFAKSFRHQLSLLLPDSPLQTMPSSHRALTDAFGGFDITSVTIRKPTDRGAGQVIDRRTGAPVIEFATVDNMANVFFSPLDISCALESQNSVQCPGYPTEDAAKIVANLILFALNQ
- a CDS encoding AAA family ATPase, which gives rise to MLREFSQHQQTMRAELGKVIVGQSDTIEQLLAAIFTRGHCLLEGVPGLAKTLMVSTLAEILDVSFKRIQFTPDLMPSDITGTQVMEENESGRRSFRFVQGPIFTNILLADEINRTPPKTQAALLEAMQERQVTVGSETYPLSPPFFTIATQNPIEQEGTYPLPEAQLDRFMFNIKVGYPSASEEEQILTSTTRGESHTVNKVLSSRAILNIQKLVSSIAVNPLVIRYVAQLVRATRPKDETAPSYIRELVDWGAGPRAGQNLINGGKAIAAMNGRFSVDPSDIQRIAKPVLRHRIATNFQAQAEGMDTDAIIDRLLQDIPVPAPEKMTK